From the genome of Triticum aestivum cultivar Chinese Spring chromosome 1A, IWGSC CS RefSeq v2.1, whole genome shotgun sequence:
CACGTAACTCTTGTTCCTATTGCTCTCCCCTCCTTTCTGTAATGGACTTTTAGGGTCTTTAGTTGCACCCTCTCGTCCTTTTACGAGCCGTATGTCCTTCTTCAACTCATCTATCTCGGCGACCAGTTTATCCTTCTGGTCTTTGAGCTTCAGTTTCTTATCGTAGTAATCCGAGTTCTCATTGATGATCTGATCCCTCTCATTCCACAGGGAGTTATTCAACCCCCTGAGGGTCCTCACTCTACTCTGTTGTGATGTGACAAGCTCGCGACTGAGCATGTCCACGTCACATAACTGCTGCTCGACAGGTGCTGGAGATGGGTTTCATACATACTCCTGGCAAGTTAAATATTTGAAATCATCAATAATGAATGGTtagatatatgtatatatacatgTGTTTGCAATGCTCATGGGTGTTTTTGTAATCTTACCTTGTTGGTGCTCGCTTCGCCTTTGTCCACTTCATCATACGCCATGAAGTTGCATGAGGACTGTTAGTAGCTGTTCCAGCTACTCATGGCTGCAACTACACAATAATAACAAGTCGGGATCAGATTATCTAACACATGCCAGTTTGTACACAAACAACCTTGTTTAAAGATGATGGCATAAGTAGAGTGCATCGTTTCGGTGCTCGGGATCATGTGCACCAATTTTTTTGAGTGGTAGAAAATTTATTAcgtgaggtccgctccaattttcagatcatttagacatctgagtagctcttagcaaaaaaaagacaaatcgggtcagaacagtgcgtgaacagtaaacGTTTTTACAAaccctgaatttgtcttttttgccgagagctgctcagatgtccaaatgacttgaaaatTGGAGCAGAGCTCACGTATCAAATCATCTACCAtacaaaaaaaatgatttttttaatttttcttgtatttgttttgaatttttcgtCATTGCGGGTGCAGCTGAGCCTGGGCTCAAAAGTGGATTATCGACATAAGCATAAGTAGTTTTGAACAACAACAATATAGCACTATCGATATCTTCACACAATCATATGGATGAAGTGTAGTATATATCTACACAACCTTTATTGAACAACCTTTATTGGCATAGCATAATTATTTTGTCAACTACACTAAAAATGTCTAAGTACACTCACTTGgcatagcataatttttttggCGCTGACTTGGGAATGCACTAGAGCAAACACAATGTGACACTGATTTGGCAATGACTTGGAAATGCACTAGAGCAAACACTAAAGTAAAAAATGTCAACAATGTGGCACTGATTTGGCAACGACTTGGGAATGCACTAGAGCAAACACTACATAAAAATGTATCAACTAAAATTATCTTCCACTGCCAAACAAACACATTGTAGTTTCTAATTAAATTTGGCCTACTCACTCTAATTAAAATTGGCTGACTCACTCTAATTCAATTTTGCCTACCATTCTAATTCAATTTGGCCTATTCAAATCACTGAAACCCTAGcgatgcaaatcaaatcaaaatgaaaTCCTAGCGTGAGAGGGAGATTAGCGGTTACCTCCGTCGTCGTCGGTCGtttccgccgtcgccgccgctgaacCCTAGTAGAGGGGGATGAACCCTAGTCGTCGGTCGTTTTTGTCGCCGCCGTCGCTGAAACCCTAGCGGCGATGCAAATCAAAACGAAATAAAATCAAATCAAATCGAgcggcgagagagaaagagagagggggagatTAGCTGTTACCTCACCACCGGAATCAGAGCGACGACATCGACAGAAGAAAGGGAAACGAGAGAGGAAACACAGAGATAGAGAGAGAACGGGCGcggtagagagagagggagagtacTGGGTGAGGTGGCCATTGCCCCCTTGTTTTTTGAGCTTCGCCCAATatgcaaaaaataataatttagCGCAAACATAAAAATTACTTACTTAAATAAAAGCAATACAACATTTCTACTATACTAAAAACAAATAATAGAGTAATATTATTAAAATAATAGTAGAGTAATAATAATATAACAACACAATATtcttaatttaataaaaaaaattaaaatactaaatatataaattaaaattaaaataaattttaaaaatgatCACCAGCTACAAACAGTATTATTAAAAAATGTTAGAATTTAAAAAATGATCACTACCTACAGATAATACTAAATAGCAATAATATAAATTCAGCACAATATTATTAAAAGAATGTCAGGATTTTCAATTAAAATAATAATtaaacatataatataatataaaAATGATCACCACCTGCaaacaaataaaaaggaaaaaagttGAAGTCtcaaaatataatataataatgtTCACATTGATAAAATAATATTATTAAACACTTTCTAATCAATTAAGAATAAATAGTCATAAATAAAAGTAATTCCAGAAATAAAATTAAACTATAATATAATATAAAAATGGACCCCACATCATATAGTAATGGCGTGGCTACCCATGTTACGCCACAAAACATAATTGTTCTGGCGTTCTTTGTTATGCCACGCCAGCACTATATTACGCCTTATGTTTTCTATGGGACCCATATACCTGTGACGTTCAACTATTATCCAGCGCCATCACTATATCCCTAGTAATGTCAGACCAAATAAGCCAACATCATCACTATTTGAAAAAACTAGTGCCGACGTTGGTTAAAAATGGCGCGCCGCCAATGAAAATTGTGGTTATCACTTTTTCCACTAGTGACAGCTGGTGTCTTGCCCGGTTCTTCTCTTTCGAGGACCTCCACCGATCCCACATGGGCTTCATAGAAGCAAAGGCAGTGCCTCCCTCTTCCGCTGAAGCATCAGCCGGGGGTTCCACTCCGATGAGTGGTGGGAAAGTGAGCCatcctttgcactgaagcatatacctctggggctcccTGCAGTCCGATGATCGGGCCGcaggacatgaggaagacaaaggtaTCTGTGGGCGGAGATTTAGATTAAGTATTATTATACCTTCAGAGCCAGACTAGCATCATTGATGTAAAATGTACCAAATCCGTCATGTTTATGTTAAAATCTGGCTTTTTTATATAAAATCCGTCATGTGCATGAAATCCGGCTGtttttgcatgaatttcgtccggttggtttgaGTTGTTGTGAAAATATATGTGGCTAGCGTTGGATGTCGACCTCCTGCATTTCTGTCCGCGGACTGGTCCCTCCTACCCGCGAACGGATGCGGGAGATTTTTTGCGggtgccgttggagatgccctaagtaggACCACCGTTTTGCCGAAAAGGTGTTGTTGAGTTGATATATGTATTCTTTTTGTAATGCCTTGTTAAATAATGTAACAAGGATGGTTGCATGCATCGTGTGATGCAAAGCCCGGTGTAATcattcttttctaaaaaaatgtaTCTTCATTTCATGTGTAGACGTATAAACCCACATATGAATGGCGGTTGCGTTTTATAACCATGCTCAAGGCATCACGCACGGTTGCGTTATTCTAAGGGCCCGCTTGGATTGCCGTTTCGCCGATATATTTATTTTACACATGTAACTGTTTTCATGCGTATCAAACTGGGCACGCATAAAATCCGGGTGGAAAAAAAACGAAGGTGGAAGGTGTGCTTATTTTTTTGGATGGAAGGCACCGACCTGTCCTGTTGTCAGGCTCAAGGCGAATTGGTCATCCTTGTTACAATCTAACCTCTTTCTTGTTCAGCGAATTCGACCAACACCTTAACTTATCTCATATTTTTTGTTGCATGTCCACGCTTATTCAGGCCGGATCACACGAGaggcctagagtatatctctcgGGATCACAGGAGCAAATCTCATCCTGTTTGATCATATTTCACGGCATGGGTATAGACAAACCCGGAACTtatctttgtaactacccagttatgGAGTAGCATTTGATCGGCACAAAGCAAGTCTGCAACCATCCCAAGTCCATGCACCACTTCAGATCTTAGGACACATAATGTATGTTGTAGTAGAAACTCACAGATAACTTATCGTCGCGTCTCGTAGTTGGttctgtccgactcagaccttcTGGACTCGGATCTGACTATGTCGAATCCTACAAGATCTTTTCGAGTCCATATTAACCGGCTAGCATTCAACGCTACATGGTTAGGGAGACCGGACCATCCACTGcatcatatgctagtctagttggttgcACGTCCACACAGCCGTTTTGACTAGAGACCATTTAGCAAAGTCATCATGGAATGCATAGTATCACAAAAAAAGTCGcgtacttgttgatacacatcattgataatgacCAAAGACTATATTGATTCATAAACACATaaaaaatatcatcatacatgattgcttCTAAGGCATATCTCCAACACCGACGGCGTGGTCTGAACATCATGCTGCGCTGGTCGGAGCACATCATAGCAACCCCTTGGCGTGGTCGTGTCTCAGACGAACCGCTGGTTGTAGCTCCGCCATGGATGGTTGCAACTCGTCGTAGCAAGGTCGTAGCATCACCATGGTGCTCTTGTGGCTCGGGGAGTACCGCCGTTTGCAGCTCTGCATCGCCAACATGTTCCGTGCCTTTTCCAACATCACCATATGTTGGTTCTAGCACCCCTTCACGTTGGTTTCTGCACATCCGATCGTTGTCTCTCGTCTCCCAACGTAGAATCGCCTCCGCCACGCGGTAGGGTGGTCACCCTGGCTCGCGGTAACCCCACCATAGCAGTGATCATTTGCGAGGAGGGGATTGGAGTGGATTTGGGCCCTATGATATTTTTTTCTAAAAGGAAGGGCCCTATGATATGTGGAAGGTAGGAGAGCCATGGCGGAGCTGTGGATTTGATGTGTGGCTCGCCTGAGGAGCAAAGTTTTTTGTGCGCCAGCGAGCCGAACCTAAGAGAGACGTGTTGAGAGATGTGAGGTTGGGCATGAAGGGCGGCGGGGAAGAGACGCGTGTGCAACAGAAAAAGGATAAGGCAAGAGGTATGTGGTGGTCGGTGCATGGGCCCCATAGAGCGACATGGCGAGCATGCGAGCGACCAGCACATGCGCCAGATCGGCCGCCTGATTTATAACATTACACGTAATGTAATGTCCATATCAGGATGAACAAATTCCTTTTTTTTTGTTTGATGATAGGATGAACAAATTCATTTAGAAGGCAATGCAGTCTATCTTTTTTTTTAATGCAGTCTATCTAACTCTGCCAACATCTTGGAGAGCTTCACTGTATACGAAGTCACAATTCCTTGGGTAGGAAGGAAGCTCGAATTATTGAACAAGTCAATCAAGAACAAAAGGAAAATATCACTAGGTACTAGGTAGAAGACCATAACCACACCAAATCTTCCCGGCGACCAGATCACGAGAAGAGTATACTAGTCTATTACTCCGGCCATACCATAATATAAAAACGTCTTTTATACTAGTGTAGTGTATAAAAAAGGGACACGTTGTTTTGGTGTTTGGGTTCAGAGAGCCCGTGTTAGATACAAGATGCTCAAATGCTTAATGGTCGTgcaaaattttatgaagtttgggCATCCGAGGAGCTCATGGCAAAAAAATAAAATTCTGGCAGGTCGGGAACATTTTAAAACAGTGATGTGCATGTCCTAatttatcttttttttatcatgCACTTCTCAAATGTCCAAACTTCATCAAATTTTGCACGAACATCACACACATGCACATCTTacttgcaaaaaaaattatttatttttttcCTATTATTAATCATTTTACTGTTTATTGAGAAAATGGATATTCGATGAAGAACAttgttatattatgggacggaggaagtaccatTTGGAGTGAGAAAGCAAATCCCATAAAGGACCACTATTTGGATATATTATCGTATGAATTTAATTATGGACAAAGTCACAATTCCTTGGGCAGGGAGGAAGCTCGATTCATCAACCAATTCAAGGACAAAAGGAAATTATCACTCGGTTGACCATAACCACACCAAATCTTCCCAAGACCAGATCACGAAAATTGTATAGTACCGTCTACACTATTTGGTTATATTATCTTCCTCTCAATCACTCCCATCACATGTACTATAAGTTATGCTGGTCAAGGTCTGCTTAAGCACGCACTAATTAAAAAACAGAGCTGCTTAATTACAGCtctgtgtgtgagagaaagagggAAGCTGCGTGggtgagtgagagggagagagagatgggcgGTGCCGTGAAGGTGTACGGGGTGGCGGCGTCTCCGTTCGTCGCGACGGTGCTGCTGTGCCTGGAGGAGGTCGGCGCCGACTACGAgctcctccccctcgacatggcTGCGCGGGAGCAGAGGACCGAGCCCTACCTCTCTCGGAACGTATGTAGAAAGAGAGACAGTTTATAATTTGATTTGAGTATGTTTCTATCTCGCTCCATTTTCGTATGCAAGTTTTCATACGATTCAATCTCGCAGCCTTTCGGCAAGATCCCGGCGTTGGAGGACGGGGAGCTGACTATATTCGGTATGAAATTCACATACTCGCTCACGAACCAATTCATAGCAGCATACAAACTGTAATTAGATTTTCAATTGATCCACACACTGGTGATATTACCTCAGAATCGCGCGCGATTTCTCGGTACGTGCTCCGCAAGTACGGAGGCACCGGCGCCACCGATCTCCTACGGGCATCCAGCCTCGAGGAATCGGCCATGGTGGACGTGTGGATGGAGGTGGAGGCCCACCAGTACCAGCCGGCCATAGCCAACATCGTCCGGCAGTGCGTCATCCTGCCGTTCATCGGCGGCGCGCGAGACCAGGCCGTCGTCGACGAGTACGTCGGGAAGCTGGAGAAGGTCCTCGACGTGTACGAGGCGCGGCTGTCCAGCTCGCCGTACCTCGCCGGGGACTTCTTCAGCCTCGCCGACCTCGTCCACTTCGGCTTCGCCTACTGCCTCGTGGCCGGCACCGAGTACGCGACGCTGCTGGAATCGCGCGCGAGCGTCATGGCGTGGTGGGGGCGGATCATGACCAGGCCGGCGGTGAGGAAGGTGGCGCCGCTAATCCACCTCGGACTGAAGCTATCTTCGCCAGCATAAGTTGAATACCGTGAATTCAGTTTATATATGTATTTCAATTGggttttattatttttcatgtCTAGGGACACGTTGAGAAATAAATGTTTGTTCATATATATAAGTAGTACTTCCTACGGAAAAAACATAAAaacatttagatcactattttaataATATAAaggcttttatatttctttatggagagAGTGCTACATATAAATAAGACTAGCAAAAAAAGTGAGGTGCACTAAACTCATCATCGAGTCTGACAGTATAATGGCGTTGGAGGCTATCTCTCATCCCAATGCTTATATTCGAACTGATGTTTCAATCATTACAAGCCATGGAGTTGCTAGTATCAGTCTTGTCCACTAGCAGAGAAGCAAATATTGCCGAAAAAGAATTTCCTCCACGTTTTATATTATAAATCAAACATCACCACATATCTTAGCGAGCTGAATAAACACACACCATCATGACACACATCGAACACATCCAAGTCTAGATACAAAGGTGCCGAGCACCATCACATCACTCGGACACAACCAAGCAAACATAATATGAGCTACGACGAACCACTTGGAGCCACCGAGGGGGTGAGATGGACATGACGAAGCAAGGACTCCAAGACGGTGCCTCCCAGAAGGGCACGACCACGGATAGCCGCCACCGTCCGATCCGcagatcaagttttcacccggagcaaCGCAGGGGGTGGGAGCACCACGACGGAACCTTCAAGAAGGATACGACGTCCACGGACGCCGCCACCGACGGCCAGAAACTGGGCAAGTGATGAACCCCGGTGCTTGCACCCCGCCGACACACCCTTGCTCCGCCAACCACCCACAGCCACGTCCCCCCGCAAAACCATGGCTGCCCGCCCGCACCTGGGACGCAGGTTCAGCCCACGAACGCCACGCCTCCCGTCGCCAGGGCCGCCGCCCAACATCTATACACCCCCAAAACCATCCAAAGAGATCAACTTTGCGCCAAAAGAACACCACTGACCGACGAATCGCAACATACATCCTGCCTTGAACATCACCAGAGCTGCGACGGCCAACACGCGGCCGGGGAAAGGGGCGGACGCATCCGGACCGGCACACCCCTGTGCCAGTGACGGGGGCCCAAGCACGTCGGCGCCGCCCATCCCTCCAGCCAGCCTCCCCATCGGACACACCCCTGTGCCACCCCACCTCGGCGGCCGACACAGCACGACGCAAGGCCACCGACGCAGACCCGACCACCGACAAGGGGGACCCCAAGCATAGCCGCTGAACGCCAAGAATACTCACCGGGAAGCCCATCTGCCCTGTCGTCGTCGTCCAGCCAGCGGGACGACTGGATCCCGACCAGCACGCCCACCAGCCACCGCCGCTgcgcctccaccaccaccagccGAGGCCACGGTAGGGGCGGACGCCCGCAGCCCACGCTATCCACGGCCCTCGCCGGCAGGGCCCAGATCTGGCCAAACGCCGCCGTCGGAGCCCTCCGCGCACCACCTCCGCTGCAGCCCCTTTACGCCGCCGCCCACAACCCGCGGCGCCGCCGCCAGctgccgccgccacgccgccgcgccccgaGCGGATATAAGAGCTGACTGCCTGGCAAAACACTATTTTTGCATTAATAAGTTTGAATCTTGGAAATCAAATATCCTTGACTTTATTCTCCATCGGTATGTAAATGACCTTGCTATTATTTGATTAACAAAATTGTTATGATCAAAACTATATATAATTAAGACTAGCAAAAGAGTTCATGCGTTATAACGGAAAAAGAGTGTCCCTAATCCAATAACCATGATTCAAGACCCCAATAGATCAACTTTCATTATTTCAACATGACATGccatttgtgttgccgcttatccttcttTCCACCTTCGTCGACGGTGGCCTCAATGCTCACACAGTCATAATGTGTTTGAATGTAATCAATCCTAAGACATCTCTCTCGGCATAAGATGAGAAATCTGCTTTGTTTTTCACCCCGCGAGGTTTTGCTGAGGCATGCATGTGTGGCCATAGATGATTTCTTTCGTTCTAATCTCAGTAGGTCCACGTATTTTATATTAACATGACATCCCATCCTTTCCACCCTCGCGACGATGACCTTAGTGCTAACACAGTCACAACGTGTTTGAATATGGGCAAtcctaaggtctctctctctctctctctctctctctctctctctctctctctctctctctctctctctctctcggcataAGATGAGAAATCTATTTCCGTTTCCATCTTGTGAGGTTTTTGCCGAGGCATGGATGTGTGGCTATAGATGATTTCTTTCATCTCCAATCTGATTTTGTTGAGGTGTTCATTTTCAATCCAAATCGACGTCGATGCGAAACAAAGAGGATCGTACGCTATTTGATTATGGTTGTAGCCAAAACAGTATTTAAAAAATTATTAACGCATAAAATAACAGCATATTAAGATTTttcacatttttctaatcaaaatcCAAGCATATCGGATGGCGAAAGAGGAAATGCAGACCCATGTGGCCGCTATTGGGTCGAGCGTGTCCTTCCTGTTTTTGAGAAGATTTTATTCGTTTTTTCCCTTTTAATCTCTATTGGTTttgctttttttttaaaaaaaaatcctgttTGTTTTCATGTCTGTTtaggaaaccctagccgccttttCTATCGCGAGAGTTGCAAGGAGAAAACTCTTTTTCTTAGATAATGACACACAGTCCGTCGATTAATATTACTTCCTTCATATCACAACTAAAGTGGGGCTTTACACGGGCCTTCAGTCAAAATCTTAGATCAAATATCATTTAATTGTTTACATTTTCAATTTGAAAATCATGTGTATAGATTTGCCTCAAACAATATTATTTTTGAGAAGTGGAAAATATTTAATATTATCTATTATACTTTTATTTGTGAAGGGATGGAGTAGAATATTGTACTATTCTTAGTTTTTACACGAATATATTCAATAAAAGGTGATCGATGTTATTGTAATCTCAAAAAATGGCATGTATTTGTGATAGAAAACAAAGGAGTGGTATATGACAGTATGATATGCCTTCACAAGCAAAGCGAAGCAAT
Proteins encoded in this window:
- the LOC123103037 gene encoding glutathione S-transferase 4 — translated: MGGAVKVYGVAASPFVATVLLCLEEVGADYELLPLDMAAREQRTEPYLSRNPFGKIPALEDGELTIFESRAISRYVLRKYGGTGATDLLRASSLEESAMVDVWMEVEAHQYQPAIANIVRQCVILPFIGGARDQAVVDEYVGKLEKVLDVYEARLSSSPYLAGDFFSLADLVHFGFAYCLVAGTEYATLLESRASVMAWWGRIMTRPAVRKVAPLIHLGLKLSSPA